The window CGACCTCGTCGACTGAGCGCTGTGAGCCGGTCGCCGGCACGCGAAGTGCGCCGAGCGACGCGGGCCTCAGGCCGTGGTCCCGCACCGCGCGGCAGGGGACGTTCGTATCTGCACGGCCGCAGCGGCCCGTGGACGCCTCACCCGTGCACAGGACAGGACACGCGAGATGAGCACACTGCCCGCAGCACGCGCCGCCCGCAGCGCCGGCCCCCGACGCGCCTGAGATGGGTCGCATCGTCGTCGGCGTCGACGGCTCACCACCGGCCGACCGCGCGCTGCGGTGGGCAGTGCGTGAGGCCCGAATGCGATCGTCCGCCGTCGAGATCGTCCACTGCTTCGTCCAGCACCGCACCGGTCCCGTGACCCGCGCCCAGGAGCACCAGCTCGCCGAGACACGGCTCGACGCGATCACGACCCGCAACCGCGACGTGCTCGATTGCGTCAAGTGGAGCGCCGCGACGACCGCCGTCGGCGCTGTGCCCAGCAGCGGCGTCATCGCCGCCGCGGTCGACGCTGAGCTCCTCGTCGTCGGTGCCCGCGGCGCAGAAGGGTTCCATCGACTGCGGTTGGGATCCACCGGCTACCGCACCGCGGCGCGCTCGCCGGTGCCGGTCGCGGTGATCAGCGCCGACGGCGGCCGCCCCGAGGAGATGGACGCACAGCGTCCGCTGGTGGTCGGAGTGGACGGCTCACCGGCTGCGCACCGCGCGCTGCTCTGGGCGGTCGACGAGGCCCGACGTCGGTCGGTAACCCTGACCATCGCCCACGCCTACCAGCCCACCGTGCCGGCGACGCCAGAGGCCGCAGCAGCCGCGCGGCACGCCGCGGAAGCCATCGTGCGGGGTCTGGAACACGACACGGCCGGCGACCGGGTGACCGTGGAGACCGTGGTCGTGCGCGGCACACCTGCCGGCAGCCTGCTCGAACTGTCCGGCAGTGACCACCTGCTGGTCATTGGCACGCGCGGCGGTGGTCTGCTGACCGACATGCCGTTCGGTTCGGTCAGCCATCAGTGCCTGCACCACGCGTGCGGGCCGACGGTGATCGTCCCCTGAGGTCCAGAAGATGTGCCGCCGTGACCACGCTGCACGTCCCATGAGTCTGGGCGATACCACTGGCGCCGGCCGGGTCATGGGGACCTCAGGGGTGGGACGATGTGCCCTGCCGCTATCACCTGGCCGCTGGTCTACTGCCTGTGTGTCTGAACTGCGGATCGTGAGAGGAGCGCCCATGGCACCGGGGCCCGCAACGGCAGCGGTCTGTGACCGGGGCGACTGCCCCGCCCCGGCACGGCACGTGGTCATGATGCACGGTCAGGACTTCTACTTCTGCGGTCACCACACCG of the Euzebyales bacterium genome contains:
- a CDS encoding universal stress protein — protein: MGRIVVGVDGSPPADRALRWAVREARMRSSAVEIVHCFVQHRTGPVTRAQEHQLAETRLDAITTRNRDVLDCVKWSAATTAVGAVPSSGVIAAAVDAELLVVGARGAEGFHRLRLGSTGYRTAARSPVPVAVISADGGRPEEMDAQRPLVVGVDGSPAAHRALLWAVDEARRRSVTLTIAHAYQPTVPATPEAAAAARHAAEAIVRGLEHDTAGDRVTVETVVVRGTPAGSLLELSGSDHLLVIGTRGGGLLTDMPFGSVSHQCLHHACGPTVIVP